TGCTGCAAAACCAGAGCAACACGCTCGATCTCACGCTGCTCAGCCAGCAAAACGCCGTGCCGCCGCGTATCGCCCAGCATTTATGCCGCCTGCTGCGCCTGGCTATTATCTTCGCCAGCCGCCGCCGCGATGACACGCTGCCGGCGGTCAGACTGCGCGCCCAGCATAACGATGACGCGCTGTACGTGATTGTGCCGCACGGCTGGCTGGAACAGCACCCTCTGCGCGGCGAAGAGCTGGAGCAGGAGAGCCACTGGCAGAGCTACGTGCACTGGCCGCTGCTGCTGGAAGAACAGGCGTAACTCCACCGGATACGGGTTCGCCCAGGCGAACCCCTCTTTTTCCCCGCGACTCAGCCGCCGCCCTTGGCCTTCGCCAGCATGGCGCGGATATTGGCGACGTTGCTCTGCCCTTTTTGCATCCGCTCCTGCGGGCTGATCACCTTACGCTCCGTTTCCCACGCCAAATCATCCTGCGGCAGTTCCAGCAGGAAACGGCTCGGTTCCGGGCGCACCAATTCGCCGTACTGCCGGCGCTCACGGCACAGGGTGAAAATCAGCTCTTTTTGGGCGCGGGTTATCCCTACATAGGCCAGACGTCGCTCTTCCTCGACATTATCTTCATCAATACTGCTCTGATGCGGCAGTAAACCTTCCTCCATCCCCACCAGGAACACATAGGGGAACTCCAGACCCTTGGAGGCGTGCAACGTCATCAGCTGCACCTGGTCCAGCTCTTCCTCGCTTTCGCCCCGCTCCATCATGTCGCGCAGCGTGAAACGGGTGACCACCTGCGTCAGCGTCATCGGCTCTTCCAGATCGCTGCCTTCCAGCATTTCCGTCATCCAACCGAACAGCGTATTGACGTTTTTCATGCGCATTTCCGCCGCCTTCGGACTGGCGGAGGTTTCGAACAGCCAGCTTTCGTAGTCGACGCCGCGAATCAGGTCGCGCACCGCCGCCACCGGCTCGCGCTCGGCCTGCTGGGCAATGCCGTCCATCCACTGGGTAAAACGCTGCAGCGACTCCAGGCCGCGGCCGGTAAGGTGCTGGCCCAGCCCCACGTCGAAGCTGGCGGCAAACAGGCTCTTATTGCGCAGATTGGCCCACTCTCCCAGCTTTTGCAGCGTCGCCGGGCCGATTTCCCGCTTCGGCGTATTGACGATGCGCAGAAAGGCGCTGTCGTCGTCCGGATTGGTCAACACCCGCAGGTAGGCCAGCAGATCCTTGATTTCAGGGCGGGAGAAGAACGAGGTGCCGCCGGAGATCTTGTACGGGATGCGGTTCTGCATCAGCATTTTTTCGAACACCCGCGACTGGTGGTTGCCGCGGTATAAAATGGCGTAATCGCCATAGTTGGTCTTTTTCACAAAGTGATGGGCGATCAGTTCGCCGACCACCCGCTCGGCCTCGTGATCTTCGTTATTGGCGGTCACCACTTTCAGCTCTTCGCCATATCCCAGCTCGGAAAACAGCCGTTTCTCAAACACGTGCGGGTTATTGGCGATCAAAATGTTGGCCGCTTTCAGAATACGCTCGCTGGAGCGGTAGTTCTGTTCCAGCTTAATCACCTGCAGTGCCGGAAAGTCCTCTTTCAGCAGCACCAGGTTTTGCGGCCGCGCGCCGCGCCAGGAGTAGATTGACTGGTCATCATCGCCCACCACGGTAAAACGGGCGCGGTTGCCCACCAGCAGCTTCACCAGTTCATATTGGCTGGTGTTGGTATCCTGATACTCATCCACCAGCAGATAGCGCAGACGGTTTTGCCAGCGTTCACGCACCTCTTCGTTGCGCTGCAGCAGCAGCGTCGGCAGCAGGATCAAATCGTCGAAATCCAGCACGTTACAGGCGCGCATATGCGCATGGTACAGACCGTAGCAGTGGGCAAACAGCTTGTCGCGCTCGGAGCGCGCCAGCTCGGCCGCACGCTGGGGGTCCACCAGATCGTTCTTCCAGTTGGAAATGGTGGAGATCAGCTGCGCCACCAGCGTTTTGTCATTTTCCAGCCATTTTTCCGTCAGCTCTTTCAGCAGCGCCAGCTGATCCTGGTCGTCAAACAGCGAGAAGTTGGACTTCATCTCCAGCGCTTTATATTCGCGCTTGATGATCTCCAGCCCCAGCGTATGGAAGGTCGAAATCATCAGGCCACGCGCCTCTTTCCGCCCCAGCGTCTGCGACACGCGCTCTTTCATCTCACGCGCCGCCTTGTTGGTAAAGGTCACCGCGGCGATATGCCGCGCCTGATAGCCGCAATGGTGGATCAGATGAGCGATTTTATTGGTGATTACGCGCGTCTTGCCCGAGCCGGCGCCGGCCAGAACCAGGCA
The nucleotide sequence above comes from Serratia rhizosphaerae. Encoded proteins:
- the rep gene encoding DNA helicase Rep, whose amino-acid sequence is MRLNPSQQQAVEFVTGPCLVLAGAGSGKTRVITNKIAHLIHHCGYQARHIAAVTFTNKAAREMKERVSQTLGRKEARGLMISTFHTLGLEIIKREYKALEMKSNFSLFDDQDQLALLKELTEKWLENDKTLVAQLISTISNWKNDLVDPQRAAELARSERDKLFAHCYGLYHAHMRACNVLDFDDLILLPTLLLQRNEEVRERWQNRLRYLLVDEYQDTNTSQYELVKLLVGNRARFTVVGDDDQSIYSWRGARPQNLVLLKEDFPALQVIKLEQNYRSSERILKAANILIANNPHVFEKRLFSELGYGEELKVVTANNEDHEAERVVGELIAHHFVKKTNYGDYAILYRGNHQSRVFEKMLMQNRIPYKISGGTSFFSRPEIKDLLAYLRVLTNPDDDSAFLRIVNTPKREIGPATLQKLGEWANLRNKSLFAASFDVGLGQHLTGRGLESLQRFTQWMDGIAQQAEREPVAAVRDLIRGVDYESWLFETSASPKAAEMRMKNVNTLFGWMTEMLEGSDLEEPMTLTQVVTRFTLRDMMERGESEEELDQVQLMTLHASKGLEFPYVFLVGMEEGLLPHQSSIDEDNVEEERRLAYVGITRAQKELIFTLCRERRQYGELVRPEPSRFLLELPQDDLAWETERKVISPQERMQKGQSNVANIRAMLAKAKGGG